One region of Sphingomonas abietis genomic DNA includes:
- a CDS encoding peptide MFS transporter, whose translation MTDTAPARHPRGLPILSLTEAWERFSFYGMQALLVLYMATTLLPSAPERKVWGFAGFRDAVEAVTGPLSDQALASQIFGLYAGLVYLTPLLGGLVGDRLLGGRRTVLLGAALMAAGHFLLAFDASFLIALAALILGSGCLKGNIATQVGRLYDAGDARRDRAFLLFNFGINIGAFAGPLICGTIGESHGWHLGFASAGFGMLIGIVIYASGWRYLPADRPRGRSVVREQGAVGDGKRIAALLGLVALSACYNVPFSQGYNVFPLWIDAAANRHIGGFEMPIAWYLASDGLITVLSTPIIILLWKRQAAAGREPRVPVKFAIGCAMMAAADALLAIFAQISPGAHSLGVLWGFGYFLLSSSAYLFVMPVLLAAVSRAAPVRLTATLMGVAYAGLFVANLTGGWLARFYGPLGPVRFWALHGAIAAAGVLIAMALRGVLSAPLNPAGEAA comes from the coding sequence ATGACCGACACCGCGCCTGCCCGCCATCCGCGCGGCCTGCCGATCCTTTCGCTGACCGAGGCCTGGGAGCGCTTCTCCTTCTACGGCATGCAGGCGCTGCTCGTGCTGTACATGGCGACGACCCTGCTGCCGTCCGCACCCGAGCGGAAAGTGTGGGGCTTCGCCGGCTTCCGTGATGCCGTGGAGGCGGTGACCGGGCCGCTGTCCGATCAGGCGCTCGCCTCACAGATTTTCGGCCTCTATGCCGGTCTCGTCTATCTGACGCCCTTGCTGGGCGGACTGGTCGGCGATCGACTGCTTGGCGGCCGGCGCACCGTGCTGCTCGGCGCGGCGCTGATGGCGGCGGGGCATTTCCTGCTCGCCTTCGATGCGAGCTTCCTGATCGCGCTCGCCGCGCTGATCCTCGGATCGGGGTGCCTCAAGGGCAATATCGCCACCCAGGTCGGCCGGCTCTACGATGCCGGCGATGCGCGGCGGGACCGCGCCTTTCTGCTGTTCAACTTCGGCATTAACATCGGCGCCTTCGCAGGGCCACTGATTTGCGGCACGATCGGCGAGAGCCATGGCTGGCATCTCGGCTTTGCCAGCGCCGGCTTCGGGATGCTGATCGGCATCGTCATCTATGCGTCGGGCTGGCGTTATCTCCCCGCCGATCGCCCACGCGGACGCTCGGTGGTGCGCGAGCAGGGCGCCGTCGGCGACGGCAAGCGCATCGCCGCCCTGCTCGGGCTGGTGGCGCTGTCGGCCTGCTACAATGTGCCCTTCTCTCAGGGCTACAACGTCTTCCCGCTGTGGATCGACGCTGCCGCCAACCGCCACATCGGCGGCTTCGAGATGCCGATCGCCTGGTATCTGGCCAGCGACGGCCTGATCACGGTGCTATCGACGCCGATCATCATCCTGCTGTGGAAGCGACAGGCGGCGGCGGGGCGCGAACCGCGCGTGCCGGTCAAGTTCGCGATCGGCTGCGCGATGATGGCGGCGGCCGATGCGCTGCTGGCGATCTTCGCCCAGATCTCGCCCGGTGCCCATTCGCTCGGCGTCCTGTGGGGCTTCGGCTATTTCCTGCTCTCCTCCTCCGCCTATCTGTTCGTGATGCCGGTGCTGCTCGCCGCCGTCTCACGCGCAGCACCGGTGCGGCTGACGGCGACGCTGATGGGCGTCGCTTATGCCGGGCTGTTCGTCGCCAACCTCACCGGCGGCTGGCTCGCGCGTTTCTACGGGCCGCTCGGGCCGGTGCGGTTCTGGGCGCTGCATGGCGCCATCGCCGCCGCCGGCGTGCTGATCGCAATGGCGCTGCGCGGCGTGCTTTCGGCGCCGCTCAACCCTGCCGGAGAAGCAGCATGA